CAGAATGGTAGAATAACCCTGACCAATAATTCTCACCCGGGGTTTATTGTTTATGGCGCGCGGTACGAAATAATTTTTCCGCAGATAAATAAATTGCATACGGGTGCGCACGATTTTTTTCACACCGAGGATATTTTTGTAAACACGAGAATAATTCGTGATTTGAAAGTAATGCACGTGCACCGGGAAAGTCGGTTTCCACAGTTAATATTTTCTCCAACTTCATACGTTTTGGATTCTAGTGCAATGACAAATGCTGATTTTATTCTTGATTTGCTTGCTGGACACCCCAACTTGACATTGAACATCATTGGTTATTTTGATGATGAACAAGGAGAGTCACTGGCATTAAAAAGAGCAACAGCAGTTTACTATTGTCTTGTTGAAAAAGGAATTGATCAAAACAGACTCACCATTGAAGCGCAAAAGAGACCAATACCTGCGGAAACTCAAGATGAATTTTGTGTTGACCGTCTATCAAATGAATATTACACTGATGTGATTATTAAGATAACATCATTTGATTTTGTTTCGGTAGAGGAATAACTAAAATTACTTTGTTCTATCGATTTTTTCAAGCAAGCAACTTCCGCATATTCACCTTCTCATCAATAATACGATGTAATTCTGATATAGCAACGCGCTCTTGTTTCATGGTGTCACGGTCACGTATGGTTACTTTATTATCAGTTAAAGAATCATGATCAACGGTTACTGAAAACGGAGTACCAATAGCATCTTGTCTGCGATAGCGTTTACCAATTGAATCTTTTTCATCATACTGGCAATGAAAATCTAACTTGAGTGAGTCAATTATTTCTCTTGCTTTTTCAGGCAGGCCATCTTTTTTTACCAGTGGCATCACAGCAACTTTGTAAGGCGCAAGTGCCGGCGGAATAGAAAGAAGAACACGTTCTGATCCGTCTTCTAATTTTTCATTTTTGTATGATTGTGATAAAATTGCCAAAAACATTCTGTCTAAACCAATAGATGTTTCTACAACAAAAGGTATGTATGATTCATTGGTTTCAGGATCAAAAAAACGCAATTTTTTACCAGAAAATTCTTCGTGTTGCTTTAAATCAAAATCAGTGCGTGAGTGAATGCCCTCCAGTTCTTTGAAACCAAAAGGGAATTCATGTTCTATGTCACAAGCAGCGTTTGCATAATGCGCAAGTTTAATATGATCATGGAAGCGATAATTTTTTTCACCAAAACCTAAAGCCTTGTGCCAATTCATTCTGAAATTTTTCCAGTACTCATACCACTTCATTTCTTCACCGGGTTTTACGAAGAATTGCATCTCCATCTGTTCAAATTCACGCATACGGAAAATAAACTGACGCGCAACAATTTCATTTCTGAAAGCTTTTCCAATTTGCGCAATACCAAACGGAATTTTCATACGACCGGATTTTTGCACGTTGAGAAAGTTCACAAAAATTCCCTGCGCAGTTTCAGGACGAAGATAAATTTTAGAAGATTCACCCGACACAGAACCCAATTCAGTAGCAAACATAAGATTGAATTGGCGCACTTCAGTCCAGTTTTTTGAACCGCTGATTGGGCACACAATTCCTAAATCATCTATCAGACATTTGAGTTCATCCAGTTTGCTGTTCTCCAAACAATCACGCATTTTATCTTCAATGCCTTTTATTTCAGCATTGCGTCTCACCACATTTGGATTGGTGTTTACGAATGTTGCTTCATCAAAAGCATCACCATATTTGGCACGTGCTTTTTCAATTTCTTTTTCATTTTTCGCGCGAATTTTTTCAATGTGTTCTTCAAGCAAGACATCTGCACGATATCTTTTTTTAGAATCTTTATTGTCAATCAGCGGATCATTGAATGCATCAACGTGACCTGATGCTTTCCATGTGGTAGGGTGCATAAAAATTGCTGCGTCAATACCCACAATGTTTTCGTGCATGTGCACCATGGCTTTCCACCAATAGGTTTTAATATTGTTTTTTAGTTCGGCTCCTAATTGACCGTAATCATAGGTTGCGCTTAAACCATCATAAATTTCACTTGACGGAAATACAAAACCATATTCTTTGGCGTGACCGATAATGTCTTTGAGTTTATCTTCTTGTACTGACATGCACTGTTGTTTTTGGAAGGCAAAGATAGTGAATATGGTTGATTTTGTTAGTTCATGTATTATCCGTTATAATGTTCGCACAGCCGGAAAATTTCAATATAGGTAGGGTTTCTTGTTCTTTGTAGAAACAAAAACCGCCTCTGAAAATTTCAAAGGCGGTTGTCAGAAAATTTTATTGATCAGAAATTATTTTTCTTTTAGTAAAGATGCTTTCAAATATTCACGATTCATGCGCGCGATATTTTCTAGAGAAATTCCTTTAGGACATTCCACTTCACATGCGCCGGTATTGGTGCAGTTTCCAAAGCCTTCCAAATCCATTTGATGAACCATGTTCAACACGCGGTCTTGCGCTTCAACTTTACCTTGTGGCAATAAAGCTAATTGGGAAACTTTAGCAGAAACAAACAACATGGCCGATGCATTTTTACAAGTTGCAACGCAAGCTCCACAACCAATGCAAGTAGCAGCTGAAAATGCTTTATCTGCATCATTTTTAGGAACAGGAATATTGTTTGCATCCTGCGCAGCACCGGTATTTACAGATACATAACCACCGGCCTGAATCACGCGGTCAAACGCACTGCGATCAACAGCCAAATCTTTAATCACCGGAAAAGCGTTAGCTCTGAATGGCTCAATATAAATGGTATCACCGTCATTAAATGAACGCATGTGTAATTGACAAGTTGTAACTCCGGTTTGTGGTCCGTGTGCACGTCCGTTAATTACCAATGAACACATACCGCAAATTCCTTCACGGCAATCATGATCAAACGCAACGGGCTCTTCTCCTTTTTCTACCAGATGTTCATTTAACACATCAAGCATTTCAAGAAATGACATATCCGGAGATACATGATCAACAGGATAGTCAACCAATTTCCCTTGGTCGTTTGGTCCGTTTTGGCGCCAGATTTTTAGTGTTAGTTTCATAGTCGTATTCGTTTAGTGAAGAGACCTAAGCCAAAAAGTCCGCAGCCTTTGTTCTTCCGTATTTTTTAATTTTTTTATTCAAGTCTTGCAATAAGTACCCTCAGTAATTATTATAAGTTTAGTTTCTAATAGTTGTTGGATTTTTATTCAAACCCCTAACTCCTAATCCCTAACTCCTAATCCCTAACTCCTAATCCCTAACTCCTAATCCCTAATCCCTACTTATAACTCCGCTGTACCAATTTAATATTTTCAAAAATCAACTCTTCCTGATGACGTACCGCATCTGCGTTATCACCTTTAAATTCCCATGCAGCCACGTGAGCGAATTTGTCATCATCGCGCAGCGCTTCACCTTCTTCAGTTTGGAACTCTTCTCTGAAGTGACCACCGCATGATTCATTTCTCATCAGCGCATCTTTACACATCAGTTCTCCCAGCTCAAGGAAATCTGCAACGCGACCTGCTTTTTCTAATTCTTGATTGAATTCTGTAGCTGTTCCTGTTACACGAACATTAGCCCAGAAATCAGCGCGAATAGCTTTGATCTCTTCAATAGCTTGTTTCAATCCTTCAGAATTACGAGCCATTCCGCATTTCTCCCACATCACTTTTCCAAGTTTTTTATGGAAATAATCAACCGGTTTGGTTCCTTTATTATTCAGCAGTTTTTCAATTCTTTCTTTGACAGTTTTTTCTGCTGCATCAAATTCAGGAGTATTGGTTGGAATTTTTCCGGTGCGAATATCGTTTGCCAGAAATTCTCCAATGGTATACGGTATAACAAAATAACCATCAGCCAGACCTTGCATAAGTGCAGATGCACCAAGACGATTTGCGCCATGGTCAGAGAAATTAGCCTCACCTAAAGCATAACATCCGGGAATGGTAGTCATCAAATTATAATCAACCCATAATCCACCCATGGTGTAGTGCACAGCAGGATAAATCATCATTGGTGTTTCATACGGATTTTCACCGGTGATTTGTTTGTACATGTCAAAGAGGTTTCCGTATTTTTCTTTGATCACTTCTTTACCTAATGAGGTGAGTTGTTCTTCAGTCGGATTTTGAATACCTTTTTTAGTGGCTTCAATTTTTCCGTACTTATATTTCATGTTGAATGCAAAGTCAAGATAAACTGCTTCACCGGTTGCATTCACTCCAAATCCTGCATCACAGCGTTCTTTTGCAGCACGTGAGGCTACGTCACGCGGAACGAGATTACCAAATGAAGGATAACGACGCTCCAGATAATAATCACGATCTTCTTCTACAATTTCTGTTGGTTTTTTTCTTTTTTCGCGAATGGCCAACACGTCTTCTTTTTTCTTTGGCACCCAAATCCGTCCGTCATTGCGGAGTGATTCAGACATCAAGGTAAGTTTTGACTGGTGATCACCTGAAACCGGAATGCAGGTAGGGTGAATTTGTGTGAAGCAAGGATTTCCAAAATAGGCTCCTTTTTTATATGCTTTCCATGCCGCTGTTGCGTTGCTGCCCATTGCATTGGTTGAAAGGAAAAACACGTTTCCATATCCACCGGTACACAATAAAACAGCGTGAGCTGAATGTCTTTCAATTTCACCGGTAATTAGGTTGCGTGCAATAATTCCGCGCGCTTTTCCGTCAACAATAACAAGATCAAGCATCTCATGGCGAGCATACATTTTAACTGATCCTTTTTGTACTTCTTTGCTGATGGCTGAATAGGCACCTAAAAGAAGTTGTTGCCCTGTTTGACCTGCGGCGTAAAAAGTACGTTGAACTAATGTTCCTCCAAAGGAACGGTTATCTAACATTCCGCCGTAATCACGAGCAAACGGTACACCTTGTGCTACGCATTGGTCAATGATGTTTGCAGATACTTCAGCAAGACGATGAACATTTCCTTCACGCGCACGGTAGTCACCTCCTTTAATGGTATCATAGAACAAACGGAAGGTAGAGTCACCGTCATTTTTATAATTTTTTGCTGCATTGATTCCGCCTTGTGCAGCAATTGAGTGCGCACGACGAGCAGAATCTTGAAAACAAAATGCTTTTACACTATAACCCATTTCAGCCAGTGAAGCTGCTGCTGATGCGCCGGCAAGTCCGGTACCTACAACAATCACATCAATGGATCTTTTATTTGCCGGGTTAACAAGATTGACGTGGTCTTTATAGTAAGTCCATTTATCTTTCAAATCGCCTTTTGGTATTTTTGAATCTAATACTGACATGTCTTTCTTAGTTTAACTGTGAAACATAATGGAATAAAGCAATTACAATAAATCCAAGTGGAATAAGGACAGCGTATAGCGTACCTAATTTTTTAATTGCCGGTGTATATCTGTTGTGATTAAAACCTACCGATTGAAACGCAGATTGAAAACCATGCATCAAGTGAAGTGAAAGAAAAACAAAGGCAACGCAATAAATAATAACTCTTACCGGATCAAGAAATTTTGCTTGAAGTTCACCAAAGTATCTGGTTGGATCTTCAGTAGCAAAGTGTACATATTTATGTGAAATTTCAGGAACCCAGAAATCATAAAAATGTAGACCAAGGAAAAGAAGAATCATCAAACCGGTAATTACCATGTTGCGTGACATCCAACTTGCATTGGCTGATGCCCCACTCACGGCGTATTTTGCAGAGCGGGCTCCGCGGTTTTGAAGATCAAGTTTTATTCCCATAGCCAGGTGAAACAAAACACCAAAAATTAAAATGGGTTGTGCCACAAATTGCACAATAGGGTTGTAACCCATGAAATGTGATGCAGCGTTAAATGCATCAGAACTTAGCACAGATAGTGAGTTGATCACAAAGTGCTGGAGTAGGAAAAATAACAGGAAAAAACCTGATAATGCCATGAGTATTTTCCTGGCGATGGATGTTTTCATGCGTGTGAAATTTGTTTGGTGAATTTTTTTGTTGACGCAAAGTGCACCGGAGCAGTGTATTGATAGAGAACTGCAAAATTTTGAAGCACAGGGTAGTAAGTTTTGCTGTGCGCTTTCAACCGATTTGGCTGATTCATTTTTCTGTTCAGGTTTGGTTTGCACAGCAAATGTAAGAGTCATTTTTATTTGTTCGACGTCATCAGGCTCAGAAACTTTGAAAAGAGTTTGTTTAGAATGAATCTAAATAATAATATCTTGTAAAACTCAGTAAAACAAGGCTATAACAATTGCAATACCTTTTTTATGTGATTAATTGAACAAGATTGAAGTGCAAGGCTGATGAAATGCAGTAATTTTGTGTTGTTGCGGTATTATTTAAAACAATTCTAAAGAGAGAAGACATGATTAAAGTAACTGATTTTGCAAAGAAAAAGGCAGTTGAATTAATGGAAGACGAAAATAAGTCCGGCTATTTTATACGTGTGGGTGTCACCGGTGGTGGTTGCTCCGGTTTGATGTATCAGCTAAAATTTGACAACCAGCTAAACGCAGATGATAAAGAATTCGAAGATAACGGAATCAAAGTAGTTGTGGATAAAAAAAGTGTACTCTATCTTGTTGGAACAATTTTGGATTTCAGCGGAGGACTGAATGGCAAAGGGTTTATTTTTACTAATCCCAATGCTGCAAGAACATGTGGATGCGGAGAAAGCTTTTCATTGTGATGAGAACGAACTTAAAAAAGAATTTCAAATGTTGATTTTTAACAATCAGATAGAAATGCAATTAAAAAATCAATACGTGGCAAGAATTAATACCAGACATCTGTAAACAAAAATGCTTGATCCTTGTTGCCATATCAGCGAGGAAAATTATGAATTAACATGGGCTACACAGAAGAAGAATTTAAAAAGGATTTAAAATCAAAGGAGTATGAATTTGGTTTTACTTCAGATATTGAATCAGAGAAATTTCCTGTTGGATTAAACGAAGACGTTATTCGCAAAATTTCTGCAAAAAAAGAAGAACCTGAGTGGTTGCTAGAATATCGTTTGAATGCATTTAAAATTTGGCAACAAATGACAGAGCCTGAGTGGGCGCATGTTTCTTATGCAAAGCCAAAATTTCAGAACATTTCATATTTCGCAGCGCCTAAAAAAAAGTATGAAAGTTGGGATGATGTAGATCCGGAAATGAAAGCCACCATGGATAAACTAGGCATCTCCATGGATGAACAAAAAAGACTCACCGGCGTAGCAGTTGATTTTGTGATGGACTCAGTTTCTGTTGCAACTTCATTTAAAGAAAAACTGGGTGAACTCAATATTATATTCTGTTCGTTCAGTGAAGCGGTGCATAAACATCCTGATCTGGTGAAAAAATATTTGGGCTCAGTGGTTCCTTCTTCTGATAATTTTTATGCTGCGTTAAATTCAGCCGTTTTTTCTGATGGCTCATTTTGTTATATTCCTAAAGGCGTGCATTGCCCAATGGAATTGTCAACGTATTTCAGAATTAATGAATCGGGTACGGGACAATTTGAACGCACGCTGGTGGTAGCAGATGAAGGAAGTTATGTGAGTTATCTTGAAGGGTGTACCGCACCGCAGCGTGATGAGAATCAATTGCACGCAGCCGTGGTAGAATTGATTGCCTTAGATGGTGCTGAAATAAAATATTCTACCGTTCAAAACTGGTTCCCTGGTGATAAAGACGGACACGGCGGCGTATTCAATTTTGTGACTAAACGCGGTATGTGTCATACCAATTCTAAAATTTCATGGACACAGGTTGAAACAGGTTCAGCCGTGACATGGAAATATCCTTCATGCATCTTGAAAGGAGATAATTCTGTAGGTGAATTTTTCTCCGTAGCGGTGACTAATAATTTTCAACAAGCTGATACCGGAACAAAAATGGTTCATCTTGGAAAAAACACTAAAAGCACTATCATTTCAAAGGG
This genomic stretch from Crocinitomicaceae bacterium harbors:
- a CDS encoding succinate dehydrogenase/fumarate reductase iron-sulfur subunit; its protein translation is MKLTLKIWRQNGPNDQGKLVDYPVDHVSPDMSFLEMLDVLNEHLVEKGEEPVAFDHDCREGICGMCSLVINGRAHGPQTGVTTCQLHMRSFNDGDTIYIEPFRANAFPVIKDLAVDRSAFDRVIQAGGYVSVNTGAAQDANNIPVPKNDADKAFSAATCIGCGACVATCKNASAMLFVSAKVSQLALLPQGKVEAQDRVLNMVHQMDLEGFGNCTNTGACEVECPKGISLENIARMNREYLKASLLKEK
- a CDS encoding fumarate reductase/succinate dehydrogenase flavoprotein subunit: MSVLDSKIPKGDLKDKWTYYKDHVNLVNPANKRSIDVIVVGTGLAGASAAASLAEMGYSVKAFCFQDSARRAHSIAAQGGINAAKNYKNDGDSTFRLFYDTIKGGDYRAREGNVHRLAEVSANIIDQCVAQGVPFARDYGGMLDNRSFGGTLVQRTFYAAGQTGQQLLLGAYSAISKEVQKGSVKMYARHEMLDLVIVDGKARGIIARNLITGEIERHSAHAVLLCTGGYGNVFFLSTNAMGSNATAAWKAYKKGAYFGNPCFTQIHPTCIPVSGDHQSKLTLMSESLRNDGRIWVPKKKEDVLAIREKRKKPTEIVEEDRDYYLERRYPSFGNLVPRDVASRAAKERCDAGFGVNATGEAVYLDFAFNMKYKYGKIEATKKGIQNPTEEQLTSLGKEVIKEKYGNLFDMYKQITGENPYETPMMIYPAVHYTMGGLWVDYNLMTTIPGCYALGEANFSDHGANRLGASALMQGLADGYFVIPYTIGEFLANDIRTGKIPTNTPEFDAAEKTVKERIEKLLNNKGTKPVDYFHKKLGKVMWEKCGMARNSEGLKQAIEEIKAIRADFWANVRVTGTATEFNQELEKAGRVADFLELGELMCKDALMRNESCGGHFREEFQTEEGEALRDDDKFAHVAAWEFKGDNADAVRHQEELIFENIKLVQRSYK
- the sufB gene encoding Fe-S cluster assembly protein SufB encodes the protein MGYTEEEFKKDLKSKEYEFGFTSDIESEKFPVGLNEDVIRKISAKKEEPEWLLEYRLNAFKIWQQMTEPEWAHVSYAKPKFQNISYFAAPKKKYESWDDVDPEMKATMDKLGISMDEQKRLTGVAVDFVMDSVSVATSFKEKLGELNIIFCSFSEAVHKHPDLVKKYLGSVVPSSDNFYAALNSAVFSDGSFCYIPKGVHCPMELSTYFRINESGTGQFERTLVVADEGSYVSYLEGCTAPQRDENQLHAAVVELIALDGAEIKYSTVQNWFPGDKDGHGGVFNFVTKRGMCHTNSKISWTQVETGSAVTWKYPSCILKGDNSVGEFFSVAVTNNFQQADTGTKMVHLGKNTKSTIISKGISAGKSQNSYRGLVHISKRAENARNFTQCDSLLMNDTCGAHTFPYIECNNNSAKLEHEATTSKIGEDQIFYCQQRGISEEKAIGLIVNGYCRDVLNKLPMEFAVEAQKLLAISLENSVG
- a CDS encoding glycine--tRNA ligase codes for the protein MSVQEDKLKDIIGHAKEYGFVFPSSEIYDGLSATYDYGQLGAELKNNIKTYWWKAMVHMHENIVGIDAAIFMHPTTWKASGHVDAFNDPLIDNKDSKKRYRADVLLEEHIEKIRAKNEKEIEKARAKYGDAFDEATFVNTNPNVVRRNAEIKGIEDKMRDCLENSKLDELKCLIDDLGIVCPISGSKNWTEVRQFNLMFATELGSVSGESSKIYLRPETAQGIFVNFLNVQKSGRMKIPFGIAQIGKAFRNEIVARQFIFRMREFEQMEMQFFVKPGEEMKWYEYWKNFRMNWHKALGFGEKNYRFHDHIKLAHYANAACDIEHEFPFGFKELEGIHSRTDFDLKQHEEFSGKKLRFFDPETNESYIPFVVETSIGLDRMFLAILSQSYKNEKLEDGSERVLLSIPPALAPYKVAVMPLVKKDGLPEKAREIIDSLKLDFHCQYDEKDSIGKRYRRQDAIGTPFSVTVDHDSLTDNKVTIRDRDTMKQERVAISELHRIIDEKVNMRKLLA
- a CDS encoding iron-sulfur cluster assembly accessory protein, which gives rise to MIKVTDFAKKKAVELMEDENKSGYFIRVGVTGGGCSGLMYQLKFDNQLNADDKEFEDNGIKVVVDKKSVLYLVGTILDFSGGLNGKGFIFTNPNAARTCGCGESFSL
- a CDS encoding succinate dehydrogenase cytochrome b subunit, whose protein sequence is MKTSIARKILMALSGFFLLFFLLQHFVINSLSVLSSDAFNAASHFMGYNPIVQFVAQPILIFGVLFHLAMGIKLDLQNRGARSAKYAVSGASANASWMSRNMVITGLMILLFLGLHFYDFWVPEISHKYVHFATEDPTRYFGELQAKFLDPVRVIIYCVAFVFLSLHLMHGFQSAFQSVGFNHNRYTPAIKKLGTLYAVLIPLGFIVIALFHYVSQLN